The Arenibacter algicola region GGTACCCAATACACAATAGTGCCAAGGGGCGATACTGTTTTTAAGGATAATGATCAGGTGTATTTTATAACTTCCAGAGAGGGCTTGGATGAACTGTACAAACTCACTGGGAAGGAGAAGAAGGAAATCAAAAACGTGATGATACTTGGTGGTAGTAAGGTAGGCTTTAAAACCGCCCGTGATCTTTGCAGAAATAAGTTTAACGTAAAGCTTATTGAGAAAAGTAAGGAAAAGGCTTTCGATTTGGCAGATGAGCTGCCCAATGCCCTCATCATTAATGGTGATGGTAGAAATGTAGAGCTTTTGGAAGAGGAAAATTTGGAGGCCATGGATGCTTTCGTGGCTGTTACAGGAAATTCTGAAACGAATATAATGTCTTGCTTGGTTGCCAAATCCAAAAATGTTAAAAAGACAATTGCCCTAGTGGAGAATATGGATTATTTTCAATTATCACACTCCATAGGAATAGATACCCTGCTAAATAAAAAGCTATTGGCTGCGAATAATATCTTCAGGCATATCCGTAAAGGCGAAATTGTAGCGATGACCAGGCTGAATAATTTAAATGCAGAGATTTTAGAATTCATTGTTAAGCCAACATCGCAGGTAAACGGACAAATAATTAGGGAGCTGGAATTTCCTGAGGAAGCTACCATTGGAGGGGTAATCCGCGATAATCAAGGGATTATTGCCTTAGGGGGATTTAGAATTACAGAAGGCGATAGGGTAGTGGTGTGTTGTTTGCCAAGTGCCATTCCGAAAATTGAAAAGCTATTCCTTTAGTATGGGCTTAAATTCGAAAATTATCTTTCACCTCATGGGATTGCTATTACTTTGTAATGGTTTTTTTATGATTTTGGCTGCAGTGGTAAGTGGAGTCTATGATGATGGGGCTACCTTGGATATTACCCTTGCGGCAGTGGTTACGATGCTTGTTGGTGTTTTGGCCATGTTCTATACGCGAAACCACAAAAAAGAGGTTAAGCGAAAGGAAGGATACATCATTGTTACTTTTGGTTGGTTGGTCATGTCCGCCTCGGGGATGTTGCCCTATCTTTTTTCAGGGGCCATTCCAGACGTCACCAATGCCTTTTTTGAGACTATGTCCGGGTATACCACTACTGGTGCTTCGGTGGTGGACGATATAGAGGTTTTACCGGAAGGGATCCTATTGTGGAGGAGTTTAACCCATTGGATAGGTGGGATGGGGATTATAGTTCTTGCAATTGCTATTTTGCCTTTATTGGGTATTGGGGGAATGCAATTGTTTGCCGCTGAGGCTCCTGGGCCAAGTGGGGACAAATTACATCCAAGGATTACGGATACAGCCAAGCGACTTTGGTTGATTTACTTTAGCTATACCGTGGCCGAGACCCTATTGTTGAAATTGGCCGGAATGTCCTTTTTTGATGCAGTAAACCATTCTTTGGCAACCCTTTCCACTGGAGGTTTTTCTACCAAAAACGCCAGTATGGCTTATTGGAACGATCAACCTTTAATACAATATATTGTTATTTTGTTCATGTTTTTAGCCGGTAGCAACTTCGTATTAAGCTATTATGCCTTTAAGGGCAAGGTGCAAAAAGTGATAATGGATGAGGAATTTAAATTCTATTCCATTTTTATTTTTTGCTTTACCATAGTGGCCAGTTTGGTTGTTTATTTTCAGGCCAATGTACCGATGTCCAATTTTCATCCTATGGTTTTGGGAGAGGGGGAAAGTGCCTTTAGACATACCTTGTTTCAAGTGGTCTCGGTTATTACGACAACAGGCTTTGTTACTGCCGATTTTACTTCCTGGACGCCTTTTTTGACCATATTCTTTTTTGGACTGTTTTTCCTTGGGGGTTCTGCTGGTTCAACCGCAGGGGGCATCAAGGTGATGAGGCATTTGCTAATTATCAAAAATGGCCTGTTGGAATTTAAGCGTACACTGCATACCAATGCCGTTATTCCTGTTCGCTATAATAACAAGACGGTACCCGAACACATCGTGTACAATATAATTGCATTTTTTGTACTCTATATGTTGTTATTTATCATTGGATCCTTGGTGCTTGGTGCACTGGGGTTGGACTTTGAAAGTGCCATTGGGGGGGCAGCCTCCTCACTGGGGAATGTAGGTCCGGCCTTGGGTACTTTAAATCCGTTGGTCAATTTTAATAGCCTTCCGGCCCTGGGGAAATGGTGGTGTGGTTTTCTAATGCTCTTGGGTAGGTTGGAGCTATTCACAGTATTGATTCTGTTTTCTCCCTATTTTTGGAAGCGTACTTAGAATATTAAAAAAAATGGACGTCGGTTAGGACGTCCATTTTTTTTAAGACTAAAGTCTGTATTATAAGACTGCCTTTATTCTGGCCATTGCTTCCCTTAGTTCCTTCTCTGAAGCCGCGTAGGAAATACGTATGCAATTATCATTTCCAAAAGCTTCACCGGTTACTGTAGCTACATTTGCCTTTTCCAAAAGGTAAAGCGCAAAATCGGAAGCATTATTGATCAATGTACCGTTAATTGTTTTTCCAAAGAAGCTGGAGATATCGGGAAATACATAAAATGCTCCCTCAGGGACATTAAGGTTAAATCCTTTTATTTCTCCCAATAGTTCCAAGACAAGATCGCGTCTCTTATGGAATTCGTCGATCATAAATTTAATGGAGGAAATTGGGGCATTGAGAGCAGCTATGGTTGCACGTTGGGCAATAGAATTGGCACCACTGGTAATCTGGCCCTGAAATTTGGTACAGGCCTTGGCAATCCAATCCGGACCTCCTATATATCCAATACGCCATCCGGTCATAGCAAATGCCTTGGAAACACCGTTTACCGTAATGGTTCGATCGTACATGCCTTCTATATTGGCAATACTTACATGTCCTCCTCTAAAATTGATATGTTCATATATTTCATCCGATACCACAAAAATGTTGGGATGCTTTCTCAATACTTTGGCCAAACCTTCCAACTCTTCCTGGTTGTAAACAGATCCACTTGGATTACATGGAGAGCTGAACCACATCATTTTGGTCTTAGGCGTAATGGCCTTCTCCAATTGTTCCGGAGTCATCTTAAAATCGGTGTCAATGCTTGTAGGTACTTCTACGGGCACACCTTGGGCCAATTTCACAATATCGCTATAACTTACCCAATAAGGAGCTGGTAGAATAACCTCGTCACCATCATTGAGCATAACCATGGCAATATTTGCCAAGGATTGTTTAGCTCCTGTAGAGACTACAATCTGGTTAAGGCCGTAAGTAAGTCCATTGTCCCGTTTAAATTTATTGGCAATGGCTTGCTTTAAATCGGCATAGCCATCCACAGGGGAATAACTGCTGTAATTTTGGTCTATGGCCTCTTTGGCGGCTTCCTTGATGAAATCAGGGATATTAAAGTCAGGTTCCCCAAGACTTAAGCCAATGATGTCTTTACCTTCATTTTTTAATTCTCTGGCTTTAGCGGCCATAGCCAATGTGGCCGAGGTGGACATGGAATTGATCCTATCGGATAAATGGTTCTTCATTTGTATATTATAATTTACTGATATTGAAATTTGGGTTTTTTGCCCAGTTCCTTTAGATGTTTGAAGTGCGAAATTATAGCTTTTCTTGTAGTTTTATATTCGTTGTATGGCAAATTAAACTCATTTGCAGTCTCTTTAACAATTTTGGCAATTTTTGTGTAATGTATATGACTAATATTTGGGAAAATATGATGCTCCACCTGATGATTTAAACCTCCTGTAAACCAGTTTACTATACGGTTTTTGGTACCAAAGTTTACGGTAGTGAACAATTGATGGATGGCCCAAGTATTTTTCATGGTACCGTCCTTCTCTGGAAGTGGCGTTTCCGCTTCGTCCACAACATGTGCCAATTGAAAAACTACGCTCAGAATTACTCCTGCAACATAATGCATTATGAAAAAACCTAAAAGAATTTTCCACCAGGCAATATCTAGAAATACCATGGGTAACACGATCCAGATGGTTAGATATATAAGCTTGGTTACTACCAGCATACTCCAGTTCATAAACGGATTAGGGAACTTGCCATAGGCCAATTTTCTTTTGGTATAGCGGTACATCTGTTGAAAATCCGTTGTTATGGCCCAGTTAAATGTAAGAAGGCCATAAAGGAAGATGGAGTAAAAATGTTGAAATTTATGGAATCTGTGCCACTTGGCATGCTTTGAAAACCTCAGGATCCTTCCTGCTTCCAAATCCTCATCGTGTTCGTGGATATTGGTGTAGGTGTGGTGCAATACGTTGTGTTGAACCTGCCAGTTGTATACGTTACCAGCCAGGATGTAGATACTTCCGCCCATGAGTTTGTTTACCCATTTTTTATTGGAATAGGAACCGTGATTTCCATCGTGCATTACATTCATCCCAACTCCGGCCATGCCCACTCCCATAGTAATGGTGAGCAATAAATTCGCCCAATTTGGAAGCCCTAGGGTCAGGATTAGAAAATAGGGGGCCAAAAATAAGGCAAACATTACTGCGGTTTTTAAGTGCAATTTCCAGTTCCCTGTTTTTTTAAGGTTGTTTTCCTTGAAATAATCATTAACGCGCTTATTTAGGGTTTTGAAAAACTGTGCTGAGTCTTTTCTTGAAAATCTTATGGGTTTATTGTCCATGATTTAATTTTTTGTAAATATAAGGCAAATACAGCCCAAATTATGTATAACTGCTTTGTTAAAACGTAGGCCATGCCCATTAAAGTGCTATTTTTGCAAAAATTTAACGAATCATAATGGACTACACAATCATTTATAAATATTTTCCAGATTTAACGGATTTGCAGAAACAGCAAATTGAAAAATTGCAACATTTGTACCAGGATTGGAACGTAAAGATAAATGTAGTCTCCAGAAAGGATATAGATGAGCTGTATTTGCGACATGTGCTCCATTCATTGGCAATTGCCAAGTTTCAAAAATTTAATCCCGGGGCGGAAGTTTTGGATGTAGGAACCGGAGGTGGGTTTCCTGGGATTCCCTTGGCCATTTTATATCCCGAGACCCATTTTACACTGGTTGATGCCATTGGAAAAAAGATCAAAGTAGTTCAGGAAGTTGTTGCGGGATTGGAAATTGAAAATGTCACCGCGGTTAATTCGAGAGTTGAAGAGATTAAGGGGCAGTTCGATTTTATTGTTAGTAGGGCAGTAGCGGCAATGCCGACATTTACACATTGGGTGAAAGGGAAAATAAAAAAGAAATCCGAACACGAACGTAAGAATGGAATCCTCTATTTAAAAGGAGGGGATCTTGAAGAAGAATTAAAGGAATACCGTACCGTTGAAGTCTATGATCTTTCGGCAATATTTGAAGAGGAATTCTTTGAAACCAAAAAATTGGTTTACTTACCCGTAAAATTTAAGGGCTAATTTTATAGACTTAACATGTGGTAATAAGACTCCCTACAAGTTTTGGCGTATGCCTTAATGTAATTGGGGATATTCCTAAATGAAAAACTTTTCGATTTTTTCGGAGTTTTGTTTTCGATACTTTCTTTCATGACTTTGGGCTTTAGAGTTAACTTTAAATTCACTGTAAATTTACAATAAGTTAACGTTAAATTTACATTATAATTGTGTGAAAGCTGGTTTAATTTATGTTAAATCTATCCTTTTGCCCGGTATTATTCCGAAATAGATGGCTTTAGTCTGCCCAAATTAAGGGCTTTAGGAGTAAAATGACTGTTAAGAGCGAGTGGATTTATATAATAGGCAAGGCCCGTATCTGCACTAAGCAAATACGGGCCTTGTTTATTTATTTGTATTCCCTTATCCCAGGAATGGATATCTATAATCTACTGGAGTAACAAAAGTTTCCTTTATAAGCCTAGGGGAAACCCAACGCAAAAGGTTTTGTGCGGAACCAGCCTTGTCATTGGTGCCGGAAGCTCGTGCACCACCAAATGGTTGCTGTCCTACAACGGCACCTGTAGGTTTGTCATTAATATAAAAGTTGCCGGCACAGTTCTGTAATGCTTTGGTTGCTTCAGCAATAGAATAACGATCCCCAGAGAGTACGGCACCCGTAAGGGCGTATTCGGATGTGCTATCTACCAAGGTAAGCGTTTTGGACCAATCCTTGTCCTCATACACGTAAATAGTGACTACAGGGCCGAAAAGTTCGGTTTCCATAGTGGTATATTTTGGGTCGGTGGTTACTATCACGGTAGGCTCTATAAAGTAGCCCTTGGATTTGTCATAATTTCCGCCCACATAAATTTCGGCATTCTTGTCCTTTTTGGCCTGGTCAATGTACTTTGCCAATTTGTCAAAAGAAGCTTCATGGATAACCGCCGTAATAAAGTTGCCCATATCCTCGGGAGAACCAGGTTTGTTGAATGATTCTACATCAGCCTTTACGTATTCCAATATTTCCTTGGATGTGGATTTTGGAAGATAAACCCTGGAGGCCGCACTACATTTCTGGCCTTGGAATTCAAAAGCTCCCCTCACAATGGCAGTTGCAACCTGTTTTGTGTTGGCGGTAGGGTGTGCAATTATAAAATCCTTGCCCCCAGTTTCACCTACAATCCTAGGATAGGTTTTGTATTTGTGGATATTGTTTCCAATTTGTTTCCACAATTCCTTAAATACATGGGTGGATCCTGTGTAGTGGATTCCGGCGAAATCCGGACTGTCCAAAGCTACTTTTGTAATCATTACAGGATCTCCGTAAACCACATTGATAACGCCATCGGGTAGTCCGGCTTCCTTAAAGATATCCACGATTACCTTGGCAGAAAACACCTGACTATCACTAGGTTTCCATAATACCACATTTCCCATCATTGCCGCACTTGCTGGAAGGTTTCCAGCAATTGCAGTGAAATTAAATGGGGTTATGGCGTAGATGAAGCCTTCCAAAGGTCGGTATTCCACCCTGTTCCAAATACCTTCCGCAGAATCTGGCTGTTCCTCGTAGATCTGCGACATATATTCAACGTTGAAACGAAGGAAATCTATAAGTTCACAGGCAGAATCAATTTCGGCCTGATGTATATTTTTTGACTGCGCAATCATAGTTGCGGCATTGATCTTTGCCCTATATGGTCCCGAAATCAATTCAGCGGCCTTTAGGAATATGGCAGCGCGTTGTTCCCACTCCAAATCTGCCCATTTTTTCCTAGCTTCCAAAGCGTTGGATACAGCATTGGATACATCTTCCTTGCTGGCAGTATGGTACTGGCCAACTATGTGCTGATGGTCGTGGGGAGGGGAAATAGTTCTGGTGTTTCCAGTTTTAATATCTTTTCCGCCAATGTACATTGGAATGTCTGCGTTGCCATTGAAATAGACACTGTATTGCTTTAGTACTTCTTCCCGCTCTGGAGTGCCCGGGGCATAACTTTTAATAGGTTCGTTGTATGCCGTGGGGACTTGAAAAAATCCTTTGCCCATGATATTCTTTTTTAAGTTCAAATTCACGGTAAAGGTACTAAATGCGTCAGCGAAAATAAAACTAAGAGCTAGGTGAATTTTAGGATTCGGGGAAAGAATGGCAATAAAAGGAAATACCGTAATTGTTGTTAAAACAGTGCACAGCGTTTTCCATAAAAAAGCATCATGGAAATATTAATAAAAAAAGAAGGGTTTGAAATTTAATTTAGTGCAAATGGAGCACTAAACTTAAATGTGGGAATGTACACCCTGAATTTCTCGGGATTATTTATGCCTACCATATTGTAATGGCCCTTCATGGCCCCAATAGTGGAAGCCAAAAGGCATCCGGAACTGTAGGTATGGGATTCACCGGGTTTGATAACCGGCTTTTTGCCAATTACCCCTTCGCCGTCCAATACTTCCAATTCATTCAAGGAATCATAAATCTGCCAATGACGTGATGTCAATTGTACCGAATCCTTGCTTTGGTTTTCTATGGTTATGGTATAGCCGAAAGCAAAATGCATTTTGTAGTTCTTGAAGAAAGTTCCTTCAAAACTGGTGTTTACCGAAATTTTAATGCCTTTTGTTACCTGTGTTATCATAAGATCGGATTCTAAATATGTAAATAAACTTCCGGTTGTAAGCATTAAAATCTATAATGCCATCAAAACAAAAAATACAGTATTTTTTAGATATGTATTTAATGCGGTTATCAATCTACCTTGCTCAAAGGAAATCCACATTGTTTTACAAAGATAAAGCGCAAATGTTACAATTTATCTTAAAATTATAATTCTTTTAAAACGAATTTGGGACCTCTAAAAAGCAATTAGTCAGCAAGATAAAGAACAACTGTAAATTATAAAAGTTAATGTGGATATATTCGGTGTAATTATGTTTATTTCTGATATAAGTCAATACAATCTGTTTTTGCAGCAAGGTCCAAGTCCATTGATAAATATTTGTGCCCTTTCCCTGTCCAATTTATAATCTTCTGTATTACATGGATAATGACTTTAGAACTTTCGGTTTTCGTTACAATTATTTTCTGCAATCACACTGTAATTTATTTAAGGTGAAAAAGAGAGCTGATAATGAATATTGGATTGTTTTTATTTGTAATCGCATTTAAATTGCGGAAATTTGTTAAAAGGTATTATGATAATTAAAGGCATAAAAAATGTTTTGGCGCAAACCTGGTCAAGGTTCCGTAGATTAATGATCTATGTTAGGCAACATCCCTTTAAATCATTGCTATTTGCAGCTATTGCGGGATTTTGTAGTCTGTTTTTATTTTTCCTGGTTATTTACCTAGGTGCTTTTGGGAAATTACCGACCAAAGCTTATTTAAAAAGCCTAAAAAACCCTGTTACCTCTACAATCTATGCCTCCAATAAAGAGCCAATAGGGTATTATTATCTTCAAAACAGATCAAATGCCGATAGTTCGCAAATAAAACCCCCTTTAATACAGGCACTTGTAGCCACGGAGGATTCAAGGTTCTATGAGCATAGGGGAATAGACTACAAAAGTTATGCACGGGTATTGATAAAATCCATCATTTTGCAACAAAATGCAGGAGGAGGTAGTACCATTACCCAACAGGTGGCCAAAAATTTGTTTGGGAGGGAGCAACAGTTCTTTCTTTCTACACCAATCAATAAAATTAGGGAGATATTCATTGCAAGAAGACTGGAAAGTATTTACGATAAGGAGGATATTATATTGCTGTACTTCAACACAGTTTCCTTTGGCGAAAATATCTACGGTATTGAAAAGGCGGCATTTCGTTTTTTTAATAAGGCGCCAGAGGAATTAACCTTGCACGAAAGCGCTACCTTGGTTGGCCTACTAAAGGCCCCATCCTATTATAATCCAAGAAATTTTCCGGAACGGGCCGAACAGAGACGGAATGTGGTTCTGTCGCAAATGCTTAAATACGATTATATCACCCCTGAAACTTTTGAAGAGGCCCAGACTCCCTTAAAATTAAATTATCAAACACCAAAGAAAGTGTCTTCTTTTTCTGCATACTTCAAGGATTATGTAGCAACGGAGTTTGCTTTGTGGGCTGAGGACAACCCTGCGCCGGATGGTCATATCTATGATTTGGAGGCGGACGGGTTAAACATTTATACCACCTTAAATACCAACATACAGAAATATGCCGAAGCTGCCCTGCATAGACAGGCGGACAATCTTCAGAAACTTATGGATACCTATTGGGCGGCAGCAACCACCGAGGGAGGTAGGGAAGTGCTTCTTCAAAAGTTGGTGGATCAAAATAGGGAGGTACAGCAAATGCGACAAAGTGGTAGGACCGAGGCGGAAATAGCAGCCTTTGTCAAGGAAAAGCGGAAGAGAAAATACTGGGTAATCGGCAAGGGATTTGAAGAGCAAATGCAATCTTTGGAAGATTCTATCGCAAAAAGTATCAATAGATTACATGCTGGGGTTATAGCTGTTAGCAGTGCTTCTGGGCGGATATTGGGCTATGTAGGTGGTATCGATTACGGATTTAGCCAAATAGACAATGTTGTTACGCCTAGACAGGTCGGATCTACTTTTAAGCCTATTACCTATTTGGCTGCTTTGCAGGCAGGGGAGGACCCTTGTAACTATTATGACAATAATCTAATCACATATTCCAAATACGAGGATTGGAGACCCCGAAATTCCAATAATAAGTACGGTGGCAGTTATTCTATGCATGGTGCATTGGCAAATTCCATTAATACGGTTTCGGTAACCCTGCAACTAAGAACGGGAACGGAGAGGGTCTTGGACCAGGCAAAGAAAATGGGTATAGGATCGGAACTTCCGAATGTCCCATCCATCGTATTGGGTACGGCCGATATCAGTTTGTTGGAAATGGTAACAGCATATGCCAGTATTTCCAATGGTGGAAACAATGTAAAACCTTATGCTATTGATCGTATAGAAGATGAACAGGGCAATGTTTTGTTTGAAGCAAAACCGAGGTACGAAGGAAGGGTGGCGAGCACCGAAAATATTAAGGCCTTGCAGAAAATGATGGAAGGTGTTATTAGGGAAGGCACTGGGTCGCGTTTATTGGGTTATGAGATTCCTTTTAATATTATTGGAAAGACCGGAACTACCCAGAATAATGGCGATGGCTGGTTTATTGCTTGTTCACCAGAGCTGGTTGTCGGTTCTTGGGTGGGCACCTTTGACAAACGGGTGCAATTTGCGTCTACCAGTATGGGGTCTGGTGCCAATACTGCCCTGCCAATTGTAGCCTCTATATTAAAGAATTTGAGTTATTGGAAAAGACCTTTGCTCACTAATTTTAAGTACGATTTTGATTATTTTCCCTGCAGGCCTTTTGTGGAATCCAATGCAGCCGAGGCTTATGAGTTTGCTCAAACCGATTCTACCTATTTACAGGAATTGCGAATTAAGGATACCCTTGCCATTCTACAAGATAAACCCATAGAAATTGACAGCATTCAGGGAATATTTCCAGGAGAGATGCCCCTGGATTCTATTGTAAAGGACAGCCTTGCTATCGACATCGATATTTCCAAAACAAATATTGAATAAAGATGTTGCTACTATCAAGGATTTGTTTTTAGCAATGGTAATAGGTAATCTTTTAAATCATAAATGGTTTTCAATTTGATAGATACAATTTTTAATATCGGTCATTGTTTAAAGAAAAATGGACGTGGATTTTTTCTCTTTCTATTACTAACTTTAGTACTTGGCTGTTCCCAAAGTTCAAAAACCAGTTTCGGTACGAATTATTTGAAAATAAGTATCGATAACCAAGGCCTTATTTATAGCATAAAAGACCTTACAAAGCCTCAGCCAAGGGAGTTGAGTCCATCCGATAGGCCCTCTCCATTGTTGACTTTGTACAATAGTAAGCTAGACACCTTGTACCGGCCACTGAGTGCCGAATTTAACGAGCCGCAAAATATAATTGAGCTGGCCTATCCCAACAATTCCAAGGCTGAAATCAGAGTTGAGCCGAAGGATAAATATCTGAAATTTACCCTTGTTTCCTTGACCAACCGGGAAGATATTGAAGGTGTGCAATGGGGTTCTATCCATACCAATATTACCAATCTTTTTGGGGAAATCATTGGAGTGGCCCGCGATACCAGTGAAACCGTTAATTATGCCATCGGTATGCTGGCCCTGGACGATAATACTTTGGGCGGAAAGTCCAGGACCATAGGAGACGCCGCACCTTTTCAATATGTTATCCATTCTCCTGATACTATTCAATTTCCATTGCCGGAAGACCTATATGAGGGGCAAATTTTCACCTTGGGGGGCAATGGAATCAGTGATGTAGCCTTTTATGCCCACAAGGAACCTTATTATAGGATTTTGTACGGCAATGCTGCTGAAATTGATAATAAGGGAAGGATCTCTATCACTTATAATTCCAGGGACAGAACAAAAAAAAGAGAGGTTTATTTTTCCCTGATACCCAATATGCAGGCAAATACACCCAACCATTTGCAAGTTGAACCTGTGCCCGGTATTGATTATATTGGGTCTTCGGTAGCTTTATGGGGTAGTCCGGATAGCACTGCCTTGATGGATGTGATTCAGGATATTGTTTTGTCGGAAGGACTTCCATATCCCAAGATAGACGGAAAATGGGTGAAAGACCCTACCGCATATGTTCCGGATGCTATTACCAGTGGAGGCCTTTACGATAGTATTGTATCCTATACCTCCAGATTGGGCTTTAAAGCGATCAGTTTGTACGATCAGAGCTTTTTGCGTCCGGATCGGGCTAACGAGGGATATATAGATGGAAAGGATTTCGAAAAGAAACCATTGAAGCTGACTTCTGGTAATTTGTCGCATAAGGAGTTTGCCAATATGGCTGCAAAATACGGGCTTACCATTGGGAGGACCCCTATAACCACTTCTTTGGCGCCTGGTACCAAGGACGCGAGTCCAATTCCCAGTGATAGTCTTTGTTGCCAACAAAAACGCTTGTTGGTAAATAATATTAGCACAACAGATACCTTAATAATTGTGGATGACCCCAAGTATTTGGACGAGATTGCCAGTTGGGAGGGTCATGCGGAGAACTTAAATATGGTAAAAATAGGGAAGGAGCTTATCCATTATCTAGGAATCTCGGAAGTGGAACCCTATCGCCTGTTAAATGTAGAACGGGGATATTGGGGAACCACGCCCACAGAGCACAGCACCAATGATACTATATGTAAATTGCAGGTTACAATTAATTATGGCTATGACGGATTGATACCCAATATGAAGCTTCAGGATAAAATTGCGGAGTACTATGCCGATGTAAGTTTTATTAATGGCCTGGGCTATTACGATTTTGACGGGCAGGAGTTTTTGTTTAATAATGGACACGGATATTATTCTGCCAAACGCTTTTTTAGAAAAATGTTCGACAGGGCCGCTATGCATGGAATTCCTTCTATCCGATTTACGGGCGCTACCTTATCCGAAGGTTCTTGGCATTATCAAAGTATTTGGAACGTAGGAGGGGGAAAGAATTTATATGATGTGGAAACTAGGGAATGGGGAAGCGCTACTAGCCAGGGAAAGGATCTTAGGGATGTAACATTTGCCAATTATTTTCCCGTGGGAATGGGTGGAAATTTTCCTATCAATGCCAATTCCACAGTTGAGCAATATGAACATATACAGGCAATTTCGGTAGGTCTTGGTACTACCTATAGTCTTTATTTAAATCAGAAAGATGTGGAAAGCTGTCCGCAAAAGGAGGCCATTTTTAAAGTGATCAGAACTTGGGAAAATGCAAGGGCAGCCAATGCCTTTCCGAGAGATATAAAAAAACTTTTAACAAAACCTGAAAAGAATTGGAGATTGCTCGATGGCGAAAATAAGGATACCTGGATATTGAACGAATTAAAGGATGGTAAAAAAGTTAAAAGCTATATATTGAATAGGGCTTAGGGGTATGGATCCATAAAAATAATGTAGGAGCAAGAGCGATTGGTGTTGTGGCAAATCTGATTTTTTGCAACTCTTCTGGCCATGTGGGTGATTGTCCTTAAACAACCTCTGTAGGAGTCCTATGCAAATTATTAAATACCTCCCGCAGGCAAATCGTGTGAACTATTATATAAAATGCAGCTTTATCCGTTGAAATGCAGGTGTTTGCACTAAAATACACCATTTTGGTTTCTATTTTTTACCTACATTTGTAAAAACAAGATTTATAGGAAAAATATTACATTATAAAAATTTAGACTTACCCAACTAAGGAGCATCAAATCCTTGGCATTATTTCTCAGATTATTGTAGCTTAAAAATAACCCACTGTAATTAATTGGAAAGGACAATGCCTTAGTGATTTGAATGGGCCTTTTTTACACTTTTTAAGGTTATGAAGATAGAGACAGTATGCATTATTGATGATGATCCCATTTTTGTTTATGGAACCAAAGTTTTATTAAACTACAACAGTTGTTTTGGTTCCTCTGTTATAGTACATGAGGATGGAAAGGAAGCCCTGGAAAATCTCACTTCAATGGCCAAATCCGGTGAAAAACTACCCGATGTTATCT contains the following coding sequences:
- the trkA gene encoding Trk system potassium transporter TrkA, coding for MKIIIAGAGEVGFHLAKLLSYESQDITLIDSNKDSLSYADSHLDIRVLRGDATSIAILKDAQVERSDLVIGVTSSETTNITLCMLAKQLGCKRTIARISNAEFIHNKEAIRFPDLGIDELISPEALAATEIQLLLNQSAFNNTYEFEEGLLIMVGVSLPSTAPFVGKTVKEAAQIFSELHFMPIAIQRMGTQYTIVPRGDTVFKDNDQVYFITSREGLDELYKLTGKEKKEIKNVMILGGSKVGFKTARDLCRNKFNVKLIEKSKEKAFDLADELPNALIINGDGRNVELLEEENLEAMDAFVAVTGNSETNIMSCLVAKSKNVKKTIALVENMDYFQLSHSIGIDTLLNKKLLAANNIFRHIRKGEIVAMTRLNNLNAEILEFIVKPTSQVNGQIIRELEFPEEATIGGVIRDNQGIIALGGFRITEGDRVVVCCLPSAIPKIEKLFL
- a CDS encoding TrkH family potassium uptake protein; this translates as MGLNSKIIFHLMGLLLLCNGFFMILAAVVSGVYDDGATLDITLAAVVTMLVGVLAMFYTRNHKKEVKRKEGYIIVTFGWLVMSASGMLPYLFSGAIPDVTNAFFETMSGYTTTGASVVDDIEVLPEGILLWRSLTHWIGGMGIIVLAIAILPLLGIGGMQLFAAEAPGPSGDKLHPRITDTAKRLWLIYFSYTVAETLLLKLAGMSFFDAVNHSLATLSTGGFSTKNASMAYWNDQPLIQYIVILFMFLAGSNFVLSYYAFKGKVQKVIMDEEFKFYSIFIFCFTIVASLVVYFQANVPMSNFHPMVLGEGESAFRHTLFQVVSVITTTGFVTADFTSWTPFLTIFFFGLFFLGGSAGSTAGGIKVMRHLLIIKNGLLEFKRTLHTNAVIPVRYNNKTVPEHIVYNIIAFFVLYMLLFIIGSLVLGALGLDFESAIGGAASSLGNVGPALGTLNPLVNFNSLPALGKWWCGFLMLLGRLELFTVLILFSPYFWKRT
- a CDS encoding pyridoxal phosphate-dependent aminotransferase; this translates as MKNHLSDRINSMSTSATLAMAAKARELKNEGKDIIGLSLGEPDFNIPDFIKEAAKEAIDQNYSSYSPVDGYADLKQAIANKFKRDNGLTYGLNQIVVSTGAKQSLANIAMVMLNDGDEVILPAPYWVSYSDIVKLAQGVPVEVPTSIDTDFKMTPEQLEKAITPKTKMMWFSSPCNPSGSVYNQEELEGLAKVLRKHPNIFVVSDEIYEHINFRGGHVSIANIEGMYDRTITVNGVSKAFAMTGWRIGYIGGPDWIAKACTKFQGQITSGANSIAQRATIAALNAPISSIKFMIDEFHKRRDLVLELLGEIKGFNLNVPEGAFYVFPDISSFFGKTINGTLINNASDFALYLLEKANVATVTGEAFGNDNCIRISYAASEKELREAMARIKAVL
- a CDS encoding fatty acid desaturase family protein; its protein translation is MDNKPIRFSRKDSAQFFKTLNKRVNDYFKENNLKKTGNWKLHLKTAVMFALFLAPYFLILTLGLPNWANLLLTITMGVGMAGVGMNVMHDGNHGSYSNKKWVNKLMGGSIYILAGNVYNWQVQHNVLHHTYTNIHEHDEDLEAGRILRFSKHAKWHRFHKFQHFYSIFLYGLLTFNWAITTDFQQMYRYTKRKLAYGKFPNPFMNWSMLVVTKLIYLTIWIVLPMVFLDIAWWKILLGFFIMHYVAGVILSVVFQLAHVVDEAETPLPEKDGTMKNTWAIHQLFTTVNFGTKNRIVNWFTGGLNHQVEHHIFPNISHIHYTKIAKIVKETANEFNLPYNEYKTTRKAIISHFKHLKELGKKPKFQYQ